The genome window GCGTAAAACGACACGTGGTCCCAGGGTTTGAATACCAGGCCATACACCGGCGTTGTGATGCCTTTGGCGTAGTTGGCGGTGCGCGTGCCTGTACCGTACGCATAGCCCTGAACCACCAGTTCCTGACGGCGCAGACCGGCAGTGAACAGCAGGCGGTCATCCATGAAACCAACGGTGTCTGACACCGCCGCGCTGCGGGCGAATGTCTTGGCAGTGATACCTGGATTGTTCAGGTCGCTGCCGGCGGTATAACCGCCCTTGGCGGGTGCGGCCACCTCGACAGGGTTATACAGGTTGGTCGCCTGGGTGCCGGAGGCAAAGTCAAAGGCGTTGCGTGCCTGGGTCCAGATGCCAGTCAGGCCCAGGTTCAATTTGTGGCTGACCGATCCTGTCTGGAACTTGCCGTTCAGGCCGGCCATCAGGCTGGTGTTGTCTTCCTGGTGAGCAATGTTCGAGCCGCTGACGGTGGCATTACCCAATGCGTCTTTCAGGGTGACCGACGAGTAACGCCCGATCTCGTTGGTGTGCTTGGCGCCGCCAGCGATATAGGCGCTCCAGTGGTCGTTGAGGTCGTACTCGCCGCGCAGCATGCCGAAGGTGTCTTCGAGGCTGGTGGTGCCCCAGTTCGGCGCGTAGTTGGTAGCGGCGGATGGGGCGTTGGGGAGATGGGTCAGCCCACTGCCCAGCAACACCGTATTGCGGCCGCCGTTGACCTGTTGCTTCTGATAAACAAAGTCACCCGACAAACGCAGTGCATCACCGCGGTAATCGAGGCCGACGGAGAACAGCTTCGAACGCTGGTTCTCATCGTCGACCGCAGTATCGCCTTCACGCTGGGAAAGGTTCACCCGCGCACCAAAGCGGTTGTCCTCGCCAAAACGCTGTCCGATGTCGAGGTGCTCGCCAACTCGCCCATCGCTGCTGATATCCGTGCTGAAACGGCGCAGCGGCACCTCATCGGCGCGCTTGGGTTGCAGGTTTACGCCGCCGCCAATGCCCGAGCCGCCGGGCGTTACACCGTTGATAAAAGCGTTGGGGCCCTTGAACACTTCAACCCGTTCCAGGGCATCGGTGGACATGATCTGGCGCGGCAGGATGCCGTACAAACCGTTGAACGAAATGTCGTCGCCATTGAGTGGCAAGCCGCGAATCACGAAGGCCTGGGCCTGGTTGGCATAGCCCGATGCCTGGCGCATGGAGGCGTCGTTGAGCAACACATCGCCGACGGTTTGCGCCTGCTGGTCGCGGATCAATTTTTCGGTGTAGGAGGACATGCTGAAGGGCACATCCATGATGTCCTGGTTACCCAGAACTCCCAATTGGCCACCGCGTGCAACCTGACCGCCAGCGTAAACCGGGGGCAGGGCATTCGGCGCGGGCGCATCGGCATCGATGCGGGTGGCGCCCAATTCCAGTGGCTTGCTATCCGAACGGTTGTCCGCATCCTGTGGGGGGGTTGGCGTTGCAGCATGAGCTGCGAGGCTCAGGGAGCAGCAAAGGGCGAGCAGGGTCGGGCGAAACGGTAAAGAAAGTCGGCTGCAGGTGGGCATGGTCGATCCTGACGGCTAACCGTCAATGTGAGGAAAAGGGCAACAGCGTTGCGCTTCCTCGCTGCGCGGATACGACTCCGGTGCGAATGATAGTGATTGTTATTAATGTTCTGCAACAAATTTGTGGGATTGCAGTCTGCGTGCGCGTTAACGTGCCGCGTTTGGCCGGATGCCGAGTAGAATCACGCCCTGAAAGCGATTCCTGAGGTGCGGTACGGTGGATTTACAGCAGGGTTTTGTCCTGACCCGGCATTGGCGCGACACCCCGGCGGGCACGGAGGTCAGTTTCTGGCTGGCCACGGATCTCGGGCCGCGGTGTATCCGCCTACCCATGCAAACCTCGGTCATGTTTATCCCCGAGGCCCATCGCAAGCATCTGGATTGGCTGCTCAAGGACGAGCGCGATATCGAACTGCGCCCGTTGCAACTGTGTGACTTCCATCATCGCCAGGTCCTGGGCCTTTACACCCGCCAACACCGCCAAATGATGGACCTGGAAAAACGCCTGCGTGCCGCGGGCGTTGATGTGTACGAAGGCGACGTGCGGCCGCCCGAGCGCTACATGATGGAGCGTTTCATCACCGCACCGGTATGGTTCGGTGGCACACCGGACGCCGATGGCACGGTGCTTGACGCCCAGATGAAACCTGCGCCCGACTACCGCCCGCCGCTGAAACTGGTGTCCCTGGACATCGAGACCACCGCCCAAGGCGACCTGTATTCCATTGCCCTCGAAGGCTGCGGCGAGCGCCAGGTCTACATGCTCGGTCCGCCGAACAAGACCGACGCCGTCGACTTCAAACTCGACTACTGCGACACCCGCGCCCAATTGCTCGAACGCCTCAACGTGTGGCTCGCCACCCATGACCCCGACGCGATCATCGGCTGGAATGTGGTGCAGTTCGACCTGCGTGTACTCCACGAACATGCCCAGCGCCTCAACGTGCCATTGCTGCTCGGCCGTGGAGGTGAAGCCATGGCCTGGCGTGAGCATGGCAGCCGCAATCACTATTTTGCTGCAGCAGCGGGGCGCCTGATTATCGACGGCATCGAAGCCCTGCGTTCGGCCACCTGGAGTTTCGAGTCCTTCAGCCTGGAAAACGTCGCACAAACCCTGCTTGGCGAAGGCAAGGACATCTCCACGCCGTACCAACGCATGGATGAGATCAACCGCATGTTCGCCGAGGACAAGCCCGCGCTGGCACGCTACAACCTCAAGGACTGCGAGCTGGTCACGCGGATTTTCGAGAAGACCGAGCTGCTCAAGTTCCTGCTGGAACGGGCCAGCGTCACCGGGTTGCCGGCCGACCGCAACGGCGGCTCCGTCGCCGCGTTCACCCATCTGTACATGCCGTTGATGCACCGCCAGGGCTTTGTCGCGCCGAACCTGGGCGACAAACCACCGCAGGCCAGCCCTGGCGGGTTTGTCATGGACTCGCGGCCCGGCCTCTACGAGTCGGTGCTGGTGCTGGATTACAAAAGCCTCTACCCGTCAATTATCCGCAGCTTCCTGATCGACCCGGTCGGTCTGATCGAAGGCCTCAAGCACCCCGACGACAGCGAGTCGGTGGAAGGTTTTCGCGGTGCGCGTTTTTCGCGTAGCCGGCACTGCTTGCCGTCCATCGTCGCACGCGTTTCCGAAGGGCGCGAAGTGGCTAAGCGCGAACACAACGCGCCACTGTCCCAAGCCCTGAAAATCATCATGAACGCTTTCTATGGTGTGCTCGGGTCCAGCGGCTGTCGGTTCTTCGACACCCGGTTGGCGTCGTCAATCACCCTGCGTGGCCACCAGATCATGCGCCAGACACGTGAGTTGGTTGAGGCCAAGGGCTATGAGGTGATCTACGGCGATACCGACTCCACGTTCGTGTGGCTGGGCGGCGCTCATTCCCAAGAGGACGCCAGCCGCATCGGCCAGGAATTAGTGCAGTACGTCAATGCCTGGTGGCGTGCGCACTTGCTCAATGAGTTCGGCCTGCAAAGCGCCCTGGAACTGCAATACGAAACCCATTTCAGCCGCTTCCTCATGCCGACCATTCGCGGTGCGGAGGAGGGCAGCAAAAAGCGTTACGCCGGCTTGGTCGTGCGCGCCGATGGCAGTGAAGACATGATCTACAAAGGCCTGGAAACCGTGCGCAGTGACTGGTCGCCCCTGGCCCGGCAATTCCAGCAGGAACTCTACCAGCGCATCTTCCATCGTCAGCCTCACCAAGACTACGTGCGCGACTATGTGCGTCGAACCTTGAGCGGCGAACTCGACGACCTGCTGATCTACCGCAAGCGCCTGCGGCGTCAGCTGGATGACTACGAACGTAACGTCCCGCCCCATGTGCGTGCTGCGCGTCTGGCGGATGAATACAACGACCGCCTCGGGCGCCCACGTCAATACCAGCGCGGTGGCTGGATCCGTTACGTGATCAGCGTCAACGGCCCGGAACCGCTGGAGGTGCGGCAGGCGCCGATCGACTACGACCACTACGTTACGAGGCAATTGCAGCCGGTTGCCGATGCGATCCTGCCGTTCGTAAACGATGATTTCGGCACCTTGGTCGGCGGGCAAATGGGCCTGTTCTAAATCGCTTGCCTGGAGACGGTGAGAGCCTGCACTCTTGACCTCTGAACACCCCTCGGACGGCGCACCTTTCCATGACCCAGATCACGCTGACCGGCACTACGGTCGAACTCCAACCCCTGCAACGTGAACATGCGGCTGCGCTGGTCGAAGCTGCCGCCGACGGCGAGCTTTGGAACCTCAACGTCACCAACGTGCCCGGCCCCGAAACGGTCGGCAAGTACCTAGACCTCGCCCTGGCCGGGCGTGCGGCCGGCACCATGATCCCGTTTGCCATCGTGCGTCGCGACGGCGGCCAGGTGGTCGGCAGTACACGCTTCTGGAAGGTTGACCGGGTGAACCGCAAGCTCGAAATCGGCCATACCTTTTTGGCGCAATCGACGCAAAAAACTGCGGTCAACACCGAATCCAAATTGTTGCTGCTGACCTACGCCTTCGACGTGCTGGAGTGTGTGCGGGTGCAGTTCACCACCGATGAACTCAACGAAAAATCCCGCGCCGCCATCCTGCGTCTGGGGGCCGTGCAAGAAGGCATCGTGCGTCACGAACGCATCATGCCCGACGGGCGCAAGCGCAACTCGGTGCGCTTCAGCATCATCGATTCGGAATGGCCGCAGGTGAAGGCCAATTTGCAGGCCAAGCTTCTGCGATAGGGAGGAAACGCGCATGTACACGCTCTACGGCATTGATGAATCCGGCTCCTGCATGATCGAAATTGCCCTGCAGCGTTGCGCAGTACCGTGGCGCCGCATCGACGCCAGCTCCTGGCAACACAGCGAGGGCAGCGAAGCCCTCGCACGGATTAACCCGCTCAAACAGATACCGACCCTGGTCACCCCCGATGGGCAGGTGCTGACCGAAAGCGCCGCTATCCTGATCCACCTGGGCCTGGAGTTTCCCGCTTCCCAGCTGCTGGCCGGCAACCGCGCGCAGATCCTGCGCGGCCTGGTGTACATCGCCGCCAATTGCTACTCGGCAATCGGCATCATCGACTACCCGCAGCGCTGGCTGGGGGATGCGGATGACGCGGTGCAGGCGCAATTGATCAGCGGTACGCGCCGTTATCTGCATCATGCGTGGGTGGTGTTCGCCGAGCAGTTTGCCGACCAGTTGTTCGCCCCGAGCGCGCTGCCGAATGCGCTCGGCATCATGGCCGCCGCGGTGTCGCGTTGGGACGAGGCGCGCGAGGTGTTGGGCAACTTGGCGCCAGGCTTTGCCCAGACACTGGCCCATGTGGATAGCGACCCGGTCGTGGCGCCCGTCTTTGCGCGACATTGGCCGGACTGGGACGTCTCGTAATGTTTCTGCAATCAGAAGAAACAATGACCGTTACCCCCACGCGGCCCCTTGCGTCGCGGGCGTCCTGACCTACGCTTCTTAACGTGGTGTAGGAATCATCCTTGAATTTGACTGTCGCAGACATGAAACTCAAGAACCCTGCATGGAATTCAAAGGAGGTGCGCATGCTCATCCGGTCGCTGACCCTGGCTACCTTGATGGCTTTTACGGGGCCGCTGTTGGCCGCGGATGATATCAACCCGCTCAAACAGGACTTGGGCAAGTCCCGTCCGTTGGTGGTGGTGGAGTTGGATTCCGGCAACGAAACGTTGGCCACCCTCAAGAAACAGCTGGACGAGCCTGCCAACAAGCAGTCCTTTGAAGAGCGCAGCATGGTCTTCTACACCGTCAAGTTCGGCAGTATCGGTGCTGAAGGGGAGAAGTTCGCCAAGGACCCGAAGGACAACAAAAAGCTCACGCCGCCTGAAACCAACGCGTTGATCCGCGCCCTCAAGTTGGGTGCCGGCAGCGGCACCAAGGTGATTCTGGTGGGTAAGGACGGCGAGAAGAAAGTCGAGAAAACCGTGCCACCGGATACCCTCGATCTGAAGGCGTTTTTCAGCGCCATCGACCAGATGCCCCAGGCCGAAAAAGACTTGGCCGCGCCTGCCGAACCGGAGCCTGCCGCCCCTGCTCCAGCCAAGGGTGCCAAAGCTGCCAAGCCGGCAAAACCCGGCAGCAAGCCTGCCGCGCAACCACTCGATGATTGAACACACCTAACCCCTGTGGGAGCGGGCTTGCCGGCTCCCACAGTTGTTTTGCGGCGTTTTCAGGTTTTTGGGGCTTTACGCACCGGGAACGGAAAGTAGAAAAACCGCAAGAACGCCACCCGCTTGATCACTTCGCCGATCAGCAACGGCACGACCACCGCCACCACCAGGCCCAGGCAAGCGGCCAGGAGGGGATGCAGACCCAGGCGCTCCATCAGGTCGACGGTCTTGTGCTGGATTTCACCATGGAAGATCAACAGGATCAGGGTCGATTGGCCGATATACGTCATCGCCCGCGTGATCACGGCCGACACCATCAGTACCCGCGCGAATGCCCAGCACGCGTACACGCCAATCACCGCCAGCAGGCTGGTCCACAACCAGTGGTCGTAGCGCCGTTGTGCCAAGTCCATGGTGGCGTGGCTGTAGAGGAACACGGCGGCAAACAACGCTACCGCAATCACCATCGTCAGCAGCGAGCCCTCATGCCTGCGCAGCCAGTCGCGCAACAGGTAGCCGTAGATGAAATAGGTGCTGCTGATCAAGGTGATCTCAAGGCTGAAGGGCAGGCCGGGCAGCGTCCAGGTGTGCCCGCCGACGGTCACCGGGATTTGCCAGAACCACGGCAATACCCAAATACCGATCAGCAATTGCGCCACTATCAGCAGGCAGCTCACCGGCAGTGGCAGTTTCAGACGCTGGATCAGTCGCAGCATCAACCAACTGAACAGAATCGCCACCCAGAAATGCGGCAGAAACCACAGGGCTTGCCACGGAATGGTGTCCACCGAGGCGTACAGCACACCGCCGATATCCGGCAGCAGCGGTTGCCCGCGCAACACCGCGCGCACGATCACGTACACCAGCATGGTGAAGAAAAATGGCTTGAGCAGGCCGTCGGCCTTGCGTATCGCCATTTCCACAAACGGTTGTTCGGGCTTGAAGAACACCCCGGACAAGAAAAAGAACAACGGCAATATGAACGAGGCAATGATCGGATACTGCAGGTCCGGCGAGTTAGCGACAAACCAGCTGTGGCCATACACGATCATCAGGATGCCGATGCCTTTGGCAATATCCATCTGTATCCAACGATGTTTCACGTGACCACCCCCAAACGCTCATTCATGCCTTGCGCCATGGCTTCAGCCACAGCCCCATACTCAACAACACCACGGCGCCGGCCAGGGTGCTCAGACCCAGTTGCAGCCACACGCCTTGAATTCGAAACAAC of Pseudomonas fluorescens contains these proteins:
- a CDS encoding TonB-dependent receptor; protein product: MPTCSRLSLPFRPTLLALCCSLSLAAHAATPTPPQDADNRSDSKPLELGATRIDADAPAPNALPPVYAGGQVARGGQLGVLGNQDIMDVPFSMSSYTEKLIRDQQAQTVGDVLLNDASMRQASGYANQAQAFVIRGLPLNGDDISFNGLYGILPRQIMSTDALERVEVFKGPNAFINGVTPGGSGIGGGVNLQPKRADEVPLRRFSTDISSDGRVGEHLDIGQRFGEDNRFGARVNLSQREGDTAVDDENQRSKLFSVGLDYRGDALRLSGDFVYQKQQVNGGRNTVLLGSGLTHLPNAPSAATNYAPNWGTTSLEDTFGMLRGEYDLNDHWSAYIAGGAKHTNEIGRYSSVTLKDALGNATVSGSNIAHQEDNTSLMAGLNGKFQTGSVSHKLNLGLTGIWTQARNAFDFASGTQATNLYNPVEVAAPAKGGYTAGSDLNNPGITAKTFARSAAVSDTVGFMDDRLLFTAGLRRQELVVQGYAYGTGTRTANYAKGITTPVYGLVFKPWDHVSFYANHIEGLASGPTAPTTFGSATVTNANQTFAPARSKQTEAGVKLDMGAYGATLGVYRIEQPTQGYSQLNADQSATFVFQGEQVNKGVELSVFGEPVDGLRLLGGATVIHTEVNGTQNGANDGNRAIGVPTFQLNAGVDWDVPGLQGVSVNGRMLRTGGQYADAANNLSLPTWNRFDVGARYNFKVAQRDVTVGATVENVANTKYWESALGGYLTQGDPRVAKLSATVDF
- a CDS encoding DNA polymerase II; translated protein: MDLQQGFVLTRHWRDTPAGTEVSFWLATDLGPRCIRLPMQTSVMFIPEAHRKHLDWLLKDERDIELRPLQLCDFHHRQVLGLYTRQHRQMMDLEKRLRAAGVDVYEGDVRPPERYMMERFITAPVWFGGTPDADGTVLDAQMKPAPDYRPPLKLVSLDIETTAQGDLYSIALEGCGERQVYMLGPPNKTDAVDFKLDYCDTRAQLLERLNVWLATHDPDAIIGWNVVQFDLRVLHEHAQRLNVPLLLGRGGEAMAWREHGSRNHYFAAAAGRLIIDGIEALRSATWSFESFSLENVAQTLLGEGKDISTPYQRMDEINRMFAEDKPALARYNLKDCELVTRIFEKTELLKFLLERASVTGLPADRNGGSVAAFTHLYMPLMHRQGFVAPNLGDKPPQASPGGFVMDSRPGLYESVLVLDYKSLYPSIIRSFLIDPVGLIEGLKHPDDSESVEGFRGARFSRSRHCLPSIVARVSEGREVAKREHNAPLSQALKIIMNAFYGVLGSSGCRFFDTRLASSITLRGHQIMRQTRELVEAKGYEVIYGDTDSTFVWLGGAHSQEDASRIGQELVQYVNAWWRAHLLNEFGLQSALELQYETHFSRFLMPTIRGAEEGSKKRYAGLVVRADGSEDMIYKGLETVRSDWSPLARQFQQELYQRIFHRQPHQDYVRDYVRRTLSGELDDLLIYRKRLRRQLDDYERNVPPHVRAARLADEYNDRLGRPRQYQRGGWIRYVISVNGPEPLEVRQAPIDYDHYVTRQLQPVADAILPFVNDDFGTLVGGQMGLF
- a CDS encoding GNAT family N-acetyltransferase, which produces MTQITLTGTTVELQPLQREHAAALVEAAADGELWNLNVTNVPGPETVGKYLDLALAGRAAGTMIPFAIVRRDGGQVVGSTRFWKVDRVNRKLEIGHTFLAQSTQKTAVNTESKLLLLTYAFDVLECVRVQFTTDELNEKSRAAILRLGAVQEGIVRHERIMPDGRKRNSVRFSIIDSEWPQVKANLQAKLLR
- a CDS encoding glutathione S-transferase N-terminal domain-containing protein, which produces MYTLYGIDESGSCMIEIALQRCAVPWRRIDASSWQHSEGSEALARINPLKQIPTLVTPDGQVLTESAAILIHLGLEFPASQLLAGNRAQILRGLVYIAANCYSAIGIIDYPQRWLGDADDAVQAQLISGTRRYLHHAWVVFAEQFADQLFAPSALPNALGIMAAAVSRWDEAREVLGNLAPGFAQTLAHVDSDPVVAPVFARHWPDWDVS
- a CDS encoding DUF4174 domain-containing protein, whose amino-acid sequence is MLIRSLTLATLMAFTGPLLAADDINPLKQDLGKSRPLVVVELDSGNETLATLKKQLDEPANKQSFEERSMVFYTVKFGSIGAEGEKFAKDPKDNKKLTPPETNALIRALKLGAGSGTKVILVGKDGEKKVEKTVPPDTLDLKAFFSAIDQMPQAEKDLAAPAEPEPAAPAPAKGAKAAKPAKPGSKPAAQPLDD
- a CDS encoding acyltransferase family protein; protein product: MDIAKGIGILMIVYGHSWFVANSPDLQYPIIASFILPLFFFLSGVFFKPEQPFVEMAIRKADGLLKPFFFTMLVYVIVRAVLRGQPLLPDIGGVLYASVDTIPWQALWFLPHFWVAILFSWLMLRLIQRLKLPLPVSCLLIVAQLLIGIWVLPWFWQIPVTVGGHTWTLPGLPFSLEITLISSTYFIYGYLLRDWLRRHEGSLLTMVIAVALFAAVFLYSHATMDLAQRRYDHWLWTSLLAVIGVYACWAFARVLMVSAVITRAMTYIGQSTLILLIFHGEIQHKTVDLMERLGLHPLLAACLGLVVAVVVPLLIGEVIKRVAFLRFFYFPFPVRKAPKT